A region of the Brienomyrus brachyistius isolate T26 chromosome 10, BBRACH_0.4, whole genome shotgun sequence genome:
atgtttatttctatttgctattctgtctcttTATCTGAGGAGTAAGGGATTATATactcaaaaaacacaatttaaacatTAGAACGTATGAAAATTATGAGTAACACgagaaaaactaacaagaatttcctcCGATCGCCAAAAATTTACCAGTATCTTGTTGGGTGGCTAGATGAatgccgcttcagttcccaaacctctcctcaggggcacctgagACATTCCATGAATTCGTTAAATTTCACATCCAGCTCAATTAACTAATTAATcgaaatagttaaaaaaaagtcaatgagTTATGGGTTAGTCATATGAAGTGGGGTAGTGGTCAGGCCAAAAAACACAcgggtgtattggatggttgctgtaAATCCTGGGGTGACTTAGGAGAGGTTTGGAAATGGCTCAGCTGACACACTTCGACATCATAGCTTTACAccgacatgaagatcatttgaacatcattttcataAACTGCCTAAATCTATTGTACGGTATtgtatacataaaatataacacTGCATTTGCTGCTATTCAGTTTACGTTACATCAGTTTACCACTATAAACCTGACCATTCAATGAAGCACCTACCTGTTGCTTAAGTCACAATGAAACGTTCATCCCTTTAAATATGTCCATATGATTATTGCGATTATAGTGAATGTTTTCTGCTATCTGTTGTTGCATGCAAAAGCTTTTTGTTCTGGTTGATCTTTACAAGGCAGCTTTACAGGTGACTCTGACCAGTGACATAAGAGAGTTTGATACTGGGAGGCCACAACTTATATTAAAGGCAAAGGTGTATTTATGGGGGGTGGTAATGAAGCCAAATGAAATATTGGAGCGTAAACATTCCCCCCAGGTTCCTTCGCTCCTCATtcaggcacagggcacaggctaCCAGTGAGACATCCGCACAGAACACACACCTAGCTGACATCGCAGATAAGGTTCTACTGACAGTGTTCGTCtgtgtgacccttttggctagaGCAGAGAGCTGCAGTAACCGTGCGCTTTCTGCTATGTGGCTGCCACTCACATACCCTGTCAAAAACAGGATatacaaaaacaaacacagtTTACTCTACCTGATACATCTGACAGCAATGATCGGCCTAACCAGCCACTTTAAATATGCGAGATGTTGTTGGTGTGCTTGAATTATGAATTGTGGGTTACAGCATAAAAATATATCACAAAACAGTAATTAAATCTCCAAACCCAATAGTACATTATATGTGGTATATATGAAAAGGTGAAGGGTTGAAACctagacaaaaggcagaaatatCTTGGGACTCAGGGGAAATAGGTCTTCCTTTGAAGTGCTGTGATGTTCAGAAAGACAATGTTGAGTTTCCACCAAAGACATTCATATCCTGCTCTGGTCTTTAAAGTGCCAGTTAGACATAACGAGTAAAATAACAGACCACTTCCTCTGTTGTGCTTCTTTGCTGGGCACGATGAATCATAAGCTCATCATACACTGCGCCTGGATTAGCAGCTCAAAATAATAAAGTTATTTGGAGTATGTTGAGACTAAACACGCCTAAAATAACTGATGAAAGGATACCCATCTTGGTTTTTAACTGATTAGTCTACCGGGGAACGATTTCATCTGGTAAAACTTCCTGAAAATAGTAAGCAGGAAGATAAATAAAGCATGATGGGGAACATCAGGGGCTGACTTGCATGTCTTCCCCCGGCTCACGGGCATctattttagaaaataaaaagTTTTCCCGCCTTATGTCCCTTGGTATCGACTGAAGATACACACAAAACTGTAATATTGTAAAAGCAGAAGGTCAAAAATTGAATGAGGGGATTAAACTTGTTTCCTTTGGAAACTCAACGGCTGTAGAAGGctaacacacaggcacacatgtagTGTAGTACAGAGGAAAGCTTATGAACAGAACTGGGTAAAACATTTAGCAGTCATGTCTCATGTCTCAGGTGACTGCGAGAAAAACCAAACTTGTCTCCGCACCACCTGAAACGATCAAAAACATGGCAGCACTGAGAAGACCAGCTGAAGAATCTGGTCCCTTGAGGTTGTCCCCTTGTTTCTGATGGTTGTTCAAATTGTGAATGTTGAAATTAATGCTTGAGGGCTGGAAACTCTGAAGTGATCGATATTTGGCAATTCGACGATGTGAAGAAAGGGAAGAAGATTATAAATAATTTATGAAGGTCTCATCTTTAACGCACTATactgtagataccttcataacacCGTACAACTCacccttaattcttatactgaccattatataCATTATAGACGAGAACTTCATTGGAGCTTaagaagtattataatcagcaCAATGATGCCttatgaccatccatccatccatccatccatccattttccaaaccgcttatcctactgggttgcggggggtccggagcctatcccagaagcaacgggcacgaggcagggaacaacccaggatgggggggccagctcatTGCAGAgaacactcatacaccatttactcacacatgcacacctacgggcaatttagcaagcccaattagcctcagcatgtttttggactgtggggggaaaccggagtacccggaggaaacctcacgatgacatggggagaacatgcaaactccacacacatgtaacccaggcggagacttgaacctgggtcccagaggtgtgaggcaacagcgctaaccactgcaccaccatgcaacCCCGCCTTATGACCATCAATAGAAAATACTGTAATGATTTATTAAATCTTATACGCACaatcagtgggctaagcctctgtgcctgcgcTCGGAGGGTCGCCAGTTCGAACCCAGCTTCAGCccatctgcgggtccttgagcaaggcccttaacccccagctccctggatgcCACAACAGATGGCTGCCCTTCGCgtacagcttactctacaaagagcaagttgggggaggcataaagagaatttccccacggagatcaataaagtatcaattattattataatacgtTATCTATAGTACAgtacattatagatgacagcttcaaaTATAGTGTCACgtggttaaatgtaaaaaaCATAATGCAACAGTACAGTGTCAAACCCCATATCATGCATAAATTATGCTTTAATGCTTATTTTAACTAAATAATAAGAATATTTGTTATTTGTGAAAAATATAGCCTTGTTATTGTTAGTTAAGATCTCTGCCTTGTGTTTCTGTGCAGTGCTTGGTCTGTGGACAGGCATTGATGGGAGACTGGAACCTGCTTGGAAGGCTATTGGAGAGCGCCCAGGCACACTCCACCGTGGTGGGCAAGGTCTGGCTCACCGTGCTCTTCATCTTTCGCATCCTGATCCTGGGAACCGCGGCTGAGAGGGTGTGGGGAGATGAGCAGTCAGGCTTCAGCTGCGACACCAAACAGCCTGGCTGCCAAAATGTCTGCTACGATTACACCTTCCCCATCTCTCACGTCCGCTTCTGGGTGCTCCAGATCATCTTCGTTTCCACGCCGACACTCATCTACTTGGGCCACATCCTGCATCTGATGCGCGTGGAGGAGAAGAAAAGGCGAAAGCAGGAGCAGAGGTTTCATGAGGGTGACAAGCAGCCTTTACTGCTGGAGGAAAAGACAAAGGTGGTTGTCGTCCGCAATGAACTTGGCGAGATCCGCCTGCAAGGGAGTATCTTGCGCACATACGTTTTCAACATTATCTTCAAGACCATCTTCGAGGTTGGATTCATTGTGGGCCAATATCTCCTCTATGACTTCAAACTCAAGCCTGTCTACGTTTGCAAAGAGGCCCCATGCCCCCAGCCAGTAAACTGCTACATCTCACGGCCCACCGAGAAGACCATCTTCATCCAATTCATGCTGGTGGTGGCCTGCATCTCACTGCTGCTGAACCTCATGGAGATATTTCACTTGTGCGTCACCAAGTGCGGGCACAGACAGAAGCACAGAACAGCTCAGCCTGAAGTCAACCCTGTATCTAAATCCCAAGAAAAAATTGACGTACCATTTCTGCCCAGTTATAACGAATACCCTGAGTATCAGTCTGTGCAGCAATTACGTAAATGCACTACTAGCTGTTCCCCTCTGCCCGAGGCAGGATCCATTTCTCATTCGTATAGCAGCAAAATAGCAAACCAGCAAAACAGGGACAATTTAGCAATGGAGTGGGATCACAATCATGAGGCAAATAACTTAATAAGTAATTCAAGGTCAGCGTCAGATTTCACAATAGAGAATCAGCGAACATCCTGCCAATCCAACAAGCAAAGCAACAATAAGACCAAACAAGACCTGAAGATCTGATGTTTTGTCATGTGTAGTTATCTGAAAGCTACAACCAGTTTCTTTGAGCATAACAGACAAGTCAGTTAATGCTGGAGACTGTGCTGATATTTTTAGAGGAAACTGCCATTTTCAAAACACAGGGAAGATTGTTTCTCAAACCCTTCATAAATAATGTGTTGTTGTCCATCTTCAAAGCTCCATCGTTAATTAACGTGCTTCCCAACCCACACGTTAATCAAAACATGCTGCATAAGTCTTGTCCTGCTCTACTCCTAGTGTTGGATACCATTCAACCTAATGTCATTAATACTAATTGTAATAAACTGGTATTTAACAGAcctaaaacattaaaacatatTTCTCTCAAATATTTTAGGTGTTTTATATGCCATGCTGATGCAGAAGAAGCAGACACATCtatcctgcatgtgtgtgtgtgtgtgtgtgtg
Encoded here:
- the LOC125750957 gene encoding gap junction Cx32.2 protein-like translates to MGDWNLLGRLLESAQAHSTVVGKVWLTVLFIFRILILGTAAERVWGDEQSGFSCDTKQPGCQNVCYDYTFPISHVRFWVLQIIFVSTPTLIYLGHILHLMRVEEKKRRKQEQRFHEGDKQPLLLEEKTKVVVVRNELGEIRLQGSILRTYVFNIIFKTIFEVGFIVGQYLLYDFKLKPVYVCKEAPCPQPVNCYISRPTEKTIFIQFMLVVACISLLLNLMEIFHLCVTKCGHRQKHRTAQPEVNPVSKSQEKIDVPFLPSYNEYPEYQSVQQLRKCTTSCSPLPEAGSISHSYSSKIANQQNRDNLAMEWDHNHEANNLISNSRSASDFTIENQRTSCQSNKQSNNKTKQDLKI